The proteins below are encoded in one region of Oncorhynchus gorbuscha isolate QuinsamMale2020 ecotype Even-year linkage group LG01, OgorEven_v1.0, whole genome shotgun sequence:
- the LOC124038585 gene encoding LOW QUALITY PROTEIN: formin-binding protein 4-like (The sequence of the model RefSeq protein was modified relative to this genomic sequence to represent the inferred CDS: inserted 2 bases in 1 codon) encodes MGKKTRTGTGGRRTILQLSPPRSGTGGGREDALGSEDEGNGDGYSFLREVTTEMRIPAVKATEGLSLLGAYEDSDEEEDTDSQPSTIRTQHNQSADILANFMAEIDAITTQPGSEEPTGDLSAPAPTPPRPEPKAQQHALETGTEPESTGADFQYDTHTSLAGVGGLEMGDWQEVWDDNTGCYYYWNTQTNEVAWQLPYYLAHQVQGLQQYADSSTVNGNGTTQSAGYHDEQHSTAVSAPMPKTIKEVMESVVALTSEEEDRHGVAASLLGPLIPVEVKEAEEKWRKRLVGGLEEKENSLEDSLPGSPPSPLNEPDTPTHPLRDQRSRNQSVENSEEEETEEDTMELELALERKKAELRALEEGDGSAGGSSPCSEASQEAPEPCSLLLKKAKWKTAFLRAASPDSNSRGSDTREDPDTTHSKVPEKAGEEQEKETGDRTLTNVPPKEEVETPELRFQIGELANTLTSKMAFLGINKKTISNFQLLLLQTETRIADWREGALNGIYLRRRLQEAAEHIKHYELNAAPKGWSCHWDREHRRYFYTNDRTNASQWDFPAEEEEEEEEEGPETTLSIQGEPKPPPVPAGGLAVAGASVFSPVVPPQPSLPSCWSMPQPPLPPDQPPPPSDIPLPPSTPRSRLPAPSSSSLEDDGEIEEVEMEDDDCEPPAPGTEPLLPLGVMKVVESTASLGKGQKRKASGAGQLTKAVTIGSSAILYTQITSTAAPVMSGAAYWGVSAVAAPPLPSEPAAPPIPXLPPTRPPPPPTQPPSTLDPTGLKTLPTDKTKKLKKDKSKKSKTKMPSLVKKWQSIQKELDEEEKSSSSDEDRDQLNKRGIEEWKQQQLLTGKAGKNANFEALPDDWRERLLKKRKMMKST; translated from the exons ACGAAGGTAACGGCGATGGATACAGTTTTCTGAGAGAAGTAACAACCGAAATGAGGATCCCAGCAGTTAAAGCCACAG AGGGTCTGTCCCTCCTGGGGGCCTATGAGGACAGTGATGAAGAAGAGGATACAGACTCACAGCCTTCCACCATCAGGACCCAACACAACCAGTCTGCAGACATACTCGCCAACTTCATGGCC GAAATTGATGCCATCACCACACAGCCGGGCTCAGAGGAACCCACAGGggatctgtcggccccagccccCACCCCACCACGTCCAGAACCCAAAGCCCAGCAACATGCCTTAGAGACTGGGACAGAGCCGGAGAGCACTGGGGCAGACTTCCAGTATGATACCCATACTTCACTAGCTGGAG TTGGAGGATTGGAGATGGGTGACTGGCAGGAGGTGTGGGATGACAACACAGGTTGTTACTACTACTGGAACACTCAAACCAATGAGGTGGCTTGGCAGCTGCCTTACTACCTGGCCCACCAGGTGCAAGGCCTGCAGCAGTACGCAGACAG CTCAACAGTCAATGGCAACGGAACTACACAGAGTGCAGGTTACCATGATGAACAACACTCTACTGCCGTCAGTGCTCCGATGCCTAAGACAATAAAG GAGGTGATGGAGAGCGTGGTTGCCCTGACCAGTGAAGAAGAGGATCGTCATGGTGTGGCCGCCTCCCTCCTCGGTCCCCTCATCCCTGTAGAGGTGAAAGAAGCGGAAGAGAAGTGGAGGAAAAGGCTTGTGGGAGggctggaggagaaggagaacagTCTGGAGGATAGCTTGCCAGggtcccccccttcccccctgaATGAGCCAgacacccccacacaccccctGAGAGACCAGCGCAGCAGGAACCAGTCTGTGGAAAactctgaggaagaggagacggAAGAGGACACCATGGAGCTGGAGCTGGCTCTGGAGAGGAAAAAG GCTGAGTTACGGGCGTTGGAGGAGGGTGATGGCAGTGCGGGGGGCTCCAGTCCCTGTTCTGAGGCAAGTCAGGAGGCCCCCGAGCCCTGTAGCCTGCTCCTAAAGAAGGCCAAGTGGAAGACGGCCTTCCTTAGAGCAGCCAGCCCCGACTCAAACAGCAGGGGCTCAGATACACGGGAAGACCCCGACACAA CACATTCCAAAGTCCCAGAGAAGGCCGGAGAAGAGCAGGAGAAGGAGACCGGGGACAGAACGTTAACCAACGTGCCACCAAAAGAGGAGGTGGAAACTCCGGAGCTCAGG TTTCAGATCGGAGAACTTGCCAACACCTTAACCAGCAAGATGGCGTTCTTAGGGATCAACAAGAAAACCATCTCTAACTTCCAGCTACTTCTGTTACAAACTGAG acgcGGATCGCTGACTGGCGGGAAGGGGCTCTGAACGGGATCTATCTCCGCCGTAGGCTGCAGGAAGCCGCCGAGCACATAAAACATTACGAACTTAACGCCGCCCCTAAAGGCTGGTCCTGCCACTGGGACAG agAGCACAGGAGGTATTTCTATACCAATGACCGCACCAATGCCTCCCAGTGGGACTTCCCagctgaggaagaggaagaggaggaggaggaaggaccaGAAACCACGTTGTCCATACAGGGGGAACCCAAACCCCCACCCGTACCTGCTGGTGGGCTCGCAGTTGCAG GAGCTTCAGTCTTCTCACCCGTCGTCCCCCCTCAGCCTAGCCTTCCCTCCTGTTGGTCTATGCCTCAGCCCCCACTTCCCCCTGACCAGCCCCCTCCCCCGTCCGACATCCCCctgcccccctccaccccccggAGTCGCCTCcccgccccctcctcctcctccctggagGATGATGGTGagatagaggaggtagagatggaggatgaTGACTGTGAGCCTCCAGCACCAGGAACAGAGCCTCTCCTCCCCCTGGGTGTCATGAAG GTTGTGGAGTCTACAGCTTCCCTGGGTAAGGGTCAGAAACGCAAAGCTTCAGGAGCAGGTCAGCTGACCAAGGCAGTAACAATCGGCAGCAGTGCCATCCTCTATACACAGATCACCTCCACGGCAG CCCCTGTGATGTCAGGAGCTGCCTACTGGGGAGTGTCTGCGGTAGCTGCACCTCCACTGCCTTCTGAACCTGCGGCCCCACCTATCCC CCTCCCCCCTACTCGCCCCCCGCCACCCCCCACTCAGCCCCCCTCTACCCTGGACCCCACAGGGCTTAAAACACTGCCCACGGACAAGACCAAGAAACTGAAGAAGGATAAG TCGAAGAAGAGCAAGACGAAGATGCCGTCCCTGGTGAAGAAGTGGCAGAGCATCCAGAAGGAACTGGACGAGGAGGAGAAGTCTAGTTCCAGTGACGAGGACAGGGACCAGCTCAACAAGAGGGGCATCGAGGAGTGGAAACAGCAGCAGCTACTCAC TGGAAAAGCTGGAAAGAACGCAAACTTTGAGGCTTTACCTGATGACTGGCGAGAGAGACTGttgaagaagaggaagatgatGAAGAGCACGTAA